A genomic window from Pseudomonadota bacterium includes:
- a CDS encoding sulfotransferase — MTKPLFVFGVARAGTNLIAGMLNAHPNVELALDPLLPFFKALRTALLIASGDRNLQAKFPSEAPFQDGYYDSQGYRLLDLVLTGRLDVPMGDENETLSAAIADRAALEAPEFARRLRDVNGQTFTDVLDQVFDRVSSARLSNVVWRGVKEVWTTEFIPLLARAYPEARFIIVRRDPRGIVASLLALAKKNPSQAAHTISYMRHWRKEGAVGAALMNDKFLDGRVMMLSYETVASDPEQGVKSLCAFLDLDLDRAMLYPIQGTGGAGDGNSSFGKIVGVSNISVERWRNVLSAAMIQTIEFFCGADMRLEGYALVGSLPTLLNEAITEIVRDADLSPGAWRSDFGTMEANLAHEEARWRLLSGAPEALRDADEIRRHFLFESYFYRLRAAVFPNPQPAIS; from the coding sequence ATGACTAAGCCCCTATTTGTCTTCGGAGTTGCCCGTGCCGGCACCAACTTGATCGCCGGTATGTTGAACGCGCACCCCAATGTGGAATTGGCGCTTGACCCATTGCTTCCCTTTTTCAAGGCGCTCCGGACTGCGCTGTTGATCGCATCGGGCGACCGCAATTTGCAAGCGAAGTTTCCTTCGGAGGCGCCGTTTCAAGATGGCTACTACGACAGCCAGGGGTATCGTCTGCTGGACCTAGTTTTGACCGGCCGGCTTGACGTCCCTATGGGTGATGAAAACGAAACGTTGAGCGCCGCTATTGCCGATCGCGCGGCCTTGGAAGCACCGGAATTTGCCCGACGACTGCGCGATGTCAACGGCCAGACCTTCACAGACGTGCTCGATCAAGTTTTTGACAGGGTATCTTCAGCGCGACTTTCCAACGTGGTCTGGCGTGGGGTCAAGGAGGTATGGACTACGGAATTTATTCCGTTGTTGGCGCGAGCATATCCGGAGGCTAGGTTTATCATTGTGCGCCGCGATCCCCGGGGTATTGTGGCGTCTCTACTCGCATTGGCGAAGAAGAATCCGTCACAGGCCGCGCACACGATTTCTTACATGCGCCATTGGCGTAAAGAGGGTGCTGTTGGCGCGGCATTGATGAACGACAAGTTTCTGGATGGCCGCGTTATGATGCTGTCCTACGAGACAGTCGCTAGCGATCCGGAGCAGGGGGTAAAAAGTCTCTGCGCGTTTCTCGACCTGGATCTGGATCGGGCCATGCTGTACCCCATTCAAGGAACGGGTGGTGCAGGTGATGGCAACAGCAGTTTTGGTAAGATTGTCGGTGTAAGCAATATCTCCGTAGAACGCTGGCGAAACGTGTTGAGCGCGGCCATGATTCAAACCATCGAATTTTTTTGCGGGGCGGATATGCGCTTAGAAGGCTATGCGCTGGTAGGAAGCCTTCCAACACTGCTGAACGAGGCTATAACCGAGATTGTCAGGGACGCCGACCTTAGCCCTGGGGCTTGGCGCAGCGACTTCGGAACGATGGAGGCGAATCTGGCACATGAGGAGGCGCGGTGGCGTCTGTTGAGCGGCGCGCCCGAAGCCTTACGCGATGCGGATGAAATCCGGCGCCATTTCTTGTTCGAATCCTATTTTTACCGTCTTCGCGCGGCCGTATTCCCTAATCCACAGCCAGCAATAAGCTGA
- a CDS encoding class I SAM-dependent methyltransferase has protein sequence MSEKFAYHDYVKDERFLAEYNAYQARYADTIRESDKVILSIVKDLAEKADGRTLRLLDIGCSTGNLLKHLKRVVPGVQYTGGDLAQSSLEMCRKNPDLSDVAFEEMDILNLPADAFDVIVVNAVLYMFDDAQYEKAIESLGASLVPEGNLIIYDFAHPFSHQNLTIYETTMMHPDGLRLCFRPMKKVSEVAARAGFAEIDFRPFELPIDLPMPGYDEEVVTYTVNGQAGNRMMFRGALFQPWCHMIARKAT, from the coding sequence ATGTCCGAAAAATTCGCCTACCATGATTATGTAAAGGACGAAAGGTTTCTCGCGGAATACAACGCCTATCAGGCCCGTTACGCCGACACCATTCGCGAGAGTGACAAGGTCATCCTCTCCATCGTCAAGGACCTGGCAGAGAAAGCCGACGGCCGCACGCTGAGGCTTCTCGATATTGGCTGTTCCACCGGGAACTTGCTGAAGCATCTCAAGCGCGTGGTGCCCGGGGTGCAATACACCGGGGGCGATCTGGCGCAATCCTCTCTGGAGATGTGTCGGAAGAACCCGGATTTGAGCGATGTCGCGTTCGAAGAGATGGATATTTTGAACCTTCCGGCTGATGCGTTTGACGTGATCGTCGTCAATGCCGTTCTGTATATGTTTGATGACGCGCAGTACGAAAAGGCGATCGAGAGCCTGGGAGCCAGCCTGGTGCCAGAAGGCAATCTGATCATCTACGATTTTGCACATCCCTTCTCTCACCAGAATTTGACGATCTATGAGACCACAATGATGCACCCCGATGGGCTTAGGCTGTGTTTCCGTCCCATGAAGAAAGTGAGCGAGGTGGCGGCACGGGCCGGGTTCGCCGAGATCGACTTTCGCCCGTTCGAGTTGCCGATCGATCTCCCGATGCCGGGGTACGACGAAGAGGTGGTGACCTATACGGTCAACGGACAGGCGGGGAACCGAATGATGTTTCGGGGCGCGCTGTTTCAGCCCTGGTGCCACATGATCGCACGGAAGGCCACTTGA
- a CDS encoding class I SAM-dependent methyltransferase yields MTAWQRVASFGGMPESRSDETWIYEPDIGPAQKFPVHVTNGKPFNVLGLKGADLDEIRKYAAHLRRTAKQLYGPGIPRRRVETCPCCLMATAGNTVDEHCFIGVTYHRCTNCAHGFVLEQPTEEALNAVFENSTAHASAYVNHDSLEARMREIISPKVNWTLSTYREVYSTTPKTGVDVGAGGGHFVEGMRRAGIDAAGYELNRSSRQFAKEAFGLDLRKEDFLKIGSDPVDLVAFWGMLEYAPEPRRFLEVARRQLIHGKGLLVVEVPRFDCLGTAVQMENPFNIARHMDPTSHINTFSDASLATALVETGFRPVAAWYFGMDVYEFLIQAALRLDDGAVIEKLADMIPTLQAGLDQSRQCDDLVVAAVPMK; encoded by the coding sequence ATGACCGCATGGCAGCGCGTTGCCTCGTTCGGCGGAATGCCAGAGAGTCGATCGGACGAAACATGGATTTACGAGCCGGATATCGGTCCAGCACAGAAATTTCCTGTGCATGTGACGAATGGCAAGCCCTTTAACGTATTGGGACTCAAAGGTGCGGACCTCGATGAGATTCGAAAATATGCGGCCCATCTAAGGCGTACTGCGAAACAATTGTATGGGCCCGGAATTCCCCGTCGCCGTGTCGAGACTTGCCCCTGCTGCCTGATGGCAACCGCTGGCAATACAGTTGACGAACATTGCTTCATCGGCGTGACCTACCATAGATGCACAAACTGCGCCCACGGGTTTGTCTTGGAGCAGCCAACCGAGGAGGCGCTCAATGCCGTTTTCGAAAATTCAACGGCTCATGCCTCTGCCTATGTAAATCACGATTCCCTTGAGGCGCGAATGCGGGAAATCATTTCCCCGAAGGTAAACTGGACCCTATCCACCTACCGCGAGGTATACAGCACGACACCGAAGACAGGTGTCGATGTTGGTGCTGGAGGAGGACATTTTGTGGAAGGCATGCGGCGTGCCGGCATTGATGCTGCGGGGTATGAATTGAACCGATCGTCGCGTCAGTTTGCCAAGGAAGCGTTTGGTCTGGATTTACGCAAGGAGGACTTCCTCAAGATTGGCAGCGATCCCGTCGACCTTGTCGCTTTCTGGGGAATGTTAGAATACGCACCTGAGCCTAGACGTTTCCTTGAGGTTGCGCGCCGTCAACTCATACATGGCAAAGGGTTATTGGTGGTTGAAGTGCCTAGGTTTGATTGCCTTGGCACGGCGGTACAAATGGAAAACCCATTCAACATTGCCCGTCATATGGACCCTACATCGCATATCAACACGTTTTCCGACGCTTCGCTGGCCACGGCCCTGGTGGAAACAGGATTTCGCCCCGTCGCGGCCTGGTATTTCGGCATGGATGTGTACGAATTCTTGATTCAGGCTGCCCTGCGCCTGGACGATGGCGCCGTCATTGAAAAATTGGCTGACATGATTCCAACTTTGCAGGCGGGGCTGGATCAGAGCCGTCAGTGCGACGATCTTGTGGTAGCCGCGGTTCCCATGAAATGA
- a CDS encoding class I SAM-dependent methyltransferase gives MVEKIGTDIHSAVYWSQKADSYVEGIRGPYHRHRLEVVRALISDVDLAGRICLDFGCGDGIFSSCLVQGGAKVIGYDTDAQMIEVARQRFSHTPFSDAFKMGGVERLGSFDSQSVDAVFALNVLAYLSKDEEEEFYKQSARITRPGGRLVVTHSNELFDMYTLNQYTAMFFQHHFGTRACPCDVSSLLTFPDKPDRKTFSVRENPLSYRYKLAKYGFTEQAQEFANLHPLPPLLIPDWDADDINARQYMDTLNWPAEHRWKLMFMCSMFGSHSRREPAGE, from the coding sequence ATGGTTGAGAAAATAGGAACAGACATACATTCCGCAGTCTATTGGTCCCAAAAGGCGGACAGCTATGTCGAAGGTATCAGAGGCCCCTATCATCGTCACCGTCTGGAAGTAGTAAGAGCGCTCATAAGTGATGTCGATCTGGCAGGCCGAATTTGCTTGGACTTTGGCTGCGGCGACGGGATTTTCTCAAGCTGTTTGGTGCAAGGAGGCGCCAAAGTCATCGGGTACGATACTGACGCGCAAATGATTGAAGTTGCCCGTCAGCGATTCTCGCACACGCCATTCTCGGACGCTTTCAAAATGGGGGGCGTTGAGAGATTGGGTTCGTTTGATAGCCAGTCGGTCGATGCAGTTTTTGCTTTGAATGTCTTGGCTTATTTGTCCAAGGACGAAGAGGAAGAGTTCTACAAACAAAGTGCACGAATTACGCGCCCTGGAGGAAGATTGGTCGTTACTCACTCGAACGAATTGTTCGATATGTATACCCTAAATCAGTATACGGCGATGTTCTTCCAGCATCATTTTGGCACTCGGGCTTGTCCATGTGATGTTTCCTCGTTGCTGACTTTTCCGGACAAGCCTGACCGCAAGACATTCTCCGTTCGTGAAAATCCACTGAGCTATCGATACAAGTTGGCAAAATACGGTTTTACAGAACAAGCGCAGGAATTTGCTAACTTGCATCCTCTGCCGCCGCTGCTGATTCCGGATTGGGATGCAGACGATATCAACGCACGGCAATATATGGATACGTTGAATTGGCCGGCCGAGCACCGGTGGAAGCTAATGTTCATGTGCAGCATGTTCGGTTCGCATTCCCGGCGGGAGCCCGCGGGTGAGTGA
- a CDS encoding N-acetylneuraminate synthase family protein has product MRIGHVDLDREVLLIAEIGNNHEGDVALAERLVGLAAEAGAQAVKFQTIAPERLVSAEDEARVRQLQRFALSRRDHERLARAAENAGVIFMSTPFFLEAVDWLESLVPAFKIASGDNDFDPLLARVAATGKPVVLSTGMATLEDIRHARSVLGSVWTERGVRPGLGLLQCVSAYPAAPEAANLAAMHALRPLCDAVGYSDHTLGNEVAVLAVAAGAQIIEKHFTIDKQFSSFRDHRLSADPVELKQLAQRIREASRTLGRPEKYVDASEAQLSIAARRSIVARRDLAAGHVIGLDDLDWLRPAGGLAPCRTAEVLGKKLARDVRGGERLEPNILL; this is encoded by the coding sequence ATGAGAATTGGCCACGTTGATCTTGACAGGGAAGTGCTTCTGATCGCCGAAATCGGCAACAACCATGAGGGGGACGTGGCACTTGCCGAAAGGCTTGTCGGACTCGCCGCAGAGGCCGGGGCGCAGGCCGTAAAATTTCAGACGATCGCGCCCGAACGCCTTGTTTCCGCCGAAGATGAGGCAAGGGTCAGGCAACTTCAGAGGTTCGCCTTGAGTCGTCGGGACCATGAGCGACTGGCCAGGGCAGCGGAAAACGCCGGCGTGATTTTCATGTCGACGCCGTTTTTTCTTGAAGCCGTTGACTGGCTCGAATCCCTTGTTCCGGCGTTTAAGATCGCTTCCGGCGATAACGACTTCGATCCCTTGCTGGCGCGGGTGGCCGCGACGGGAAAGCCGGTTGTCCTGTCCACCGGTATGGCGACCCTTGAGGATATACGGCATGCGCGCTCCGTCCTTGGGTCGGTGTGGACGGAACGCGGGGTTCGGCCCGGCCTCGGACTTTTGCAATGCGTTTCGGCCTATCCGGCAGCCCCCGAAGCGGCAAACCTGGCGGCCATGCACGCCCTGAGGCCATTGTGCGATGCCGTGGGCTATTCGGACCATACGCTGGGCAACGAAGTTGCCGTTCTGGCGGTCGCGGCCGGTGCGCAAATTATCGAAAAACATTTTACGATCGACAAACAGTTCTCATCGTTCAGGGATCACCGGCTTTCGGCCGATCCTGTCGAACTGAAGCAGCTTGCCCAACGCATTCGAGAGGCATCGCGTACCCTTGGCCGCCCGGAAAAATATGTCGATGCAAGCGAGGCGCAGCTATCCATCGCTGCGCGGCGGAGCATTGTCGCGCGGCGGGACCTTGCGGCTGGGCACGTGATCGGGCTGGACGATCTGGACTGGTTGCGCCCAGCGGGCGGTCTTGCGCCGTGCAGAACGGCCGAAGTCCTGGGCAAGAAGCTGGCGCGGGACGTGCGTGGCGGCGAGCGCCTGGAACCGAATATTCTGCTCTGA
- a CDS encoding class I SAM-dependent methyltransferase, translating to MTCQPTLRCPCNGAHLREAFSYDAPPEGETRFDLKGVPYKRAYDRCELCGHFFARHAMDLSALYSAEYVDATYGGVEGMRARLEALKALPPDRSDNAGRVARILEYAQVVLPKRSAPPRVLDVGAGIGIFPAAMQQAGWHVTAVEPDARTAGHLREAVGVAARNGTLYELDPEDTGRFDAVTFNKVLEHVEDPVALLRKGAEFVAADGFLYVELPDTAAAAEGPGREELFIEHHHVFSPQSFAALAERAGLSLNTMERLREPSGKWTLRGFLTRCPLQLEVRT from the coding sequence ATGACTTGCCAGCCGACCCTCCGCTGTCCTTGCAACGGTGCGCACCTACGGGAGGCGTTCTCGTACGATGCGCCGCCGGAAGGCGAAACCCGTTTCGACCTCAAGGGCGTTCCCTATAAACGCGCCTACGACCGCTGCGAGCTGTGCGGGCACTTTTTTGCGCGGCACGCCATGGACCTGTCGGCGTTGTATTCCGCCGAATACGTGGATGCGACCTATGGCGGGGTCGAGGGCATGCGGGCGCGCTTGGAGGCGCTTAAGGCCCTCCCTCCGGATCGGTCCGACAACGCTGGCCGCGTTGCGCGCATCTTGGAGTACGCACAGGTAGTTCTTCCAAAACGTTCCGCGCCGCCAAGGGTGCTTGACGTGGGCGCCGGGATAGGGATTTTCCCGGCGGCGATGCAGCAGGCCGGCTGGCACGTCACCGCGGTTGAGCCCGATGCCAGGACGGCTGGGCATCTGCGCGAGGCCGTGGGCGTGGCCGCCAGGAACGGAACGCTTTACGAGCTTGACCCGGAAGATACCGGCCGGTTCGACGCCGTGACGTTCAACAAGGTCCTCGAACACGTCGAGGACCCGGTGGCGTTGCTGCGGAAAGGCGCCGAGTTCGTGGCGGCGGACGGATTTCTCTATGTCGAGTTGCCCGACACAGCGGCGGCGGCGGAAGGCCCGGGCCGCGAGGAGCTTTTTATCGAACACCACCACGTCTTCAGTCCGCAATCCTTTGCTGCGTTGGCAGAGAGAGCCGGGTTGTCCCTGAACACGATGGAGCGCTTGCGCGAACCCAGCGGCAAATGGACGCTACGGGGATTTTTAACTAGATGTCCGTTGCAACTTGAGGTGCGGACATGA
- a CDS encoding N-acetyl sugar amidotransferase, whose protein sequence is MKWCASCVLPDTRPNLRIESDGRCNACHAHESKKSIDWPARERALQDVVKRARSRSQGYDCLIPVSGGKDSTWQTVKCLEYGLKALAVTWRTPGRTEIGRRNLENLVALGVDHIDYRINPKVEARFMLKTFKRLGSTGIPMHLALFNIPLTLAARLQIPLVVWGENSAFEYGSAKDAHTGFRLDADWLKTYGVTHGTTAEDWVGEDLSRSDLTAYFGPAPEELRAAGIDAVFLGYYLPWDPDATHALAKAHGFKRNEGVARTGYYDYADIDDDFISLHHWMKWFKFGFTRTFDNLSLEIRNRRLSRSQAIAYLRERGDETPHGDIGKFCEFAGVSRPEFSAIAEKFRNARIWERRSDGVWHMPGFLIPDWNWS, encoded by the coding sequence GTGAAGTGGTGCGCGAGCTGCGTTTTACCCGACACGCGCCCCAATCTTCGCATCGAAAGCGACGGTCGCTGCAACGCGTGCCATGCCCATGAAAGCAAGAAGAGCATCGATTGGCCGGCACGCGAACGCGCTTTGCAAGATGTCGTAAAACGGGCCAGGTCACGGTCGCAAGGGTACGATTGCCTAATTCCGGTCAGCGGCGGCAAGGACAGCACGTGGCAGACGGTGAAATGCCTCGAATACGGCCTGAAGGCGCTTGCGGTTACCTGGAGGACGCCGGGACGCACGGAAATCGGCCGGCGGAACCTGGAGAACCTGGTCGCCCTGGGTGTCGATCACATCGACTACCGGATCAACCCGAAGGTCGAGGCGCGGTTTATGCTTAAGACGTTCAAGCGGCTCGGCTCGACCGGCATTCCCATGCATTTGGCCCTGTTCAATATCCCGTTGACGCTGGCGGCGCGTTTGCAGATTCCGTTGGTGGTTTGGGGGGAGAATTCGGCATTTGAGTACGGTAGCGCCAAGGATGCCCATACCGGATTCCGGCTGGACGCGGATTGGCTCAAGACCTATGGCGTCACGCACGGGACCACGGCCGAGGACTGGGTTGGCGAAGACCTCTCGCGGTCGGACCTGACCGCCTATTTCGGCCCCGCCCCGGAAGAACTCCGTGCGGCCGGAATCGATGCGGTGTTCCTTGGCTACTACCTGCCGTGGGATCCCGACGCGACCCATGCGCTAGCGAAGGCGCACGGTTTCAAACGCAACGAGGGGGTGGCCCGCACCGGGTACTACGACTACGCCGATATCGATGACGATTTTATCTCTCTGCACCACTGGATGAAGTGGTTCAAATTCGGATTCACGCGCACATTCGATAACCTTTCGCTGGAGATTCGCAACCGTCGCCTGTCTCGCAGTCAGGCGATTGCGTATTTGCGCGAACGGGGCGATGAAACACCGCATGGCGATATCGGGAAGTTCTGCGAGTTTGCCGGGGTGAGCAGGCCCGAGTTTTCTGCGATCGCCGAAAAATTTCGTAATGCCAGGATTTGGGAGCGCCGTTCGGATGGCGTGTGGCATATGCCAGGGTTCCTTATTCCGGACTGGAACTGGTCATGA
- the asnB gene encoding asparagine synthase (glutamine-hydrolyzing), with the protein MCGIAGFLGSRPLADDRLKACQALMRRRGPDAENRVALRTRSGSHLHLLHSRLSIIDLDHRADQPFSVDGCVLSYNGEVYNYPELRAALEKEGEKFSTSSDTEVLARQLVRKGIEGVRACEGMWGFAWYDANTGSLYLCRDRFGEKPLYVYRNEEGVYFGSEPKFIFALLGRALPVNRRQLSRYLVNGYKALYKTRETFFEGLHEVAAGAYLECDGRAAKPETFYWRPAFDTEQQDMSYDEAVAGARAALVRSVELRLRADVPIAFCLSGGVDSNALISIAKRQLGYDVHGFTIMNTDSRYEERSMVETAVGDLGLRHTQVPVSTENFLPNLRTLVRYHDAPVYTITYYAQWRLMEAIRQAGYKVSVSGTAADELFSGYFDHHNAYLAAMRIEDGRLHRQALEDWRSVVAPIVRNPYLQDPDYFVKCPESRAHIYLDAALFAAFLTRPFDEPFQEAAYAGSLLRNRMANELFHESVPVILHEDDLNAMYYSIENRSPFLDTALFDWCQRIPTRHLVKKGRAKAVLRDAVRGLAPDAIVDNPRKVGFNAPMHGYLDTGSRVVRDALLADSPVFDVIRRDRVSELLDLEEFPNSRSKFLFNFVCAKIFLEEYAA; encoded by the coding sequence ATGTGCGGGATAGCTGGATTTCTTGGTTCACGACCCCTCGCGGACGACCGCCTCAAGGCGTGCCAGGCGTTGATGCGGCGGCGCGGACCCGACGCCGAGAATAGGGTTGCGTTAAGGACGCGATCGGGCAGCCACCTTCATTTGCTCCATTCGCGCCTTAGCATCATCGATCTGGATCACCGTGCAGACCAGCCCTTTTCGGTCGACGGGTGCGTTCTGTCCTACAACGGCGAGGTGTACAACTACCCAGAGCTGCGCGCGGCTCTTGAAAAAGAGGGGGAGAAATTCTCGACCAGCAGCGATACCGAGGTTCTCGCCCGGCAACTCGTGCGCAAGGGGATCGAGGGCGTGCGGGCGTGCGAAGGCATGTGGGGATTCGCCTGGTACGACGCGAACACCGGCAGCCTCTATCTGTGCCGCGACCGTTTCGGCGAAAAGCCTCTCTATGTGTATCGGAACGAGGAGGGGGTCTATTTCGGATCCGAGCCCAAGTTCATTTTTGCCCTTCTTGGAAGGGCGCTTCCCGTCAACCGGCGGCAGCTGTCCCGCTATCTCGTGAACGGATACAAGGCCCTCTATAAGACGCGGGAGACCTTTTTTGAGGGGCTGCACGAGGTGGCGGCCGGCGCTTATCTCGAATGCGACGGGCGGGCCGCAAAACCCGAGACGTTCTACTGGCGGCCGGCGTTTGACACCGAGCAGCAGGACATGTCCTACGACGAAGCGGTTGCCGGCGCGCGCGCCGCGCTGGTGCGCTCCGTCGAGTTGCGGCTGCGCGCCGACGTGCCGATCGCTTTCTGTTTGAGCGGCGGCGTGGATTCAAACGCGTTGATTTCGATCGCCAAGCGCCAACTCGGCTACGACGTGCACGGCTTCACCATCATGAATACGGATTCCCGGTACGAGGAACGAAGCATGGTCGAAACCGCGGTCGGCGACCTCGGCCTTCGGCACACCCAGGTGCCCGTTTCCACCGAGAACTTTCTGCCCAATCTGCGGACGCTGGTCCGTTATCACGACGCACCGGTCTACACCATTACCTACTACGCCCAATGGCGTTTGATGGAGGCAATCCGCCAGGCGGGGTACAAGGTGTCGGTAAGCGGAACGGCCGCCGACGAACTCTTCAGCGGCTATTTTGACCACCACAACGCGTACCTCGCCGCGATGCGGATCGAGGACGGGCGCCTCCATCGGCAGGCTCTGGAAGATTGGCGCTCGGTTGTGGCGCCCATCGTTCGCAATCCCTACTTACAGGATCCGGACTATTTCGTGAAATGCCCCGAATCCAGAGCCCATATCTATTTGGACGCGGCTCTGTTCGCCGCGTTTCTTACCCGGCCTTTCGATGAGCCCTTCCAGGAAGCCGCCTATGCCGGCTCGCTCTTGCGGAACCGCATGGCAAACGAACTGTTTCATGAATCCGTTCCGGTGATCCTGCACGAGGACGACCTGAACGCGATGTACTACTCCATTGAAAACCGGTCGCCCTTTCTCGATACGGCTCTGTTCGATTGGTGCCAAAGGATTCCAACCCGGCATCTGGTGAAGAAGGGGCGGGCCAAAGCCGTGTTGCGCGATGCCGTGCGCGGTCTTGCCCCGGATGCCATCGTGGACAACCCGCGCAAGGTGGGGTTCAACGCGCCAATGCACGGTTACCTTGATACGGGGTCCCGGGTGGTGCGCGACGCGTTGCTGGCTGACAGTCCGGTTTTTGATGTGATACGGCGCGATCGCGTTTCGGAACTGCTGGATTTGGAGGAGTTTCCCAATAGCCGCAGCAAATTTCTGTTCAATTTTGTTTGCGCGAAGATTTTTCTGGAGGAATACGCGGCGTGA
- a CDS encoding FkbM family methyltransferase, which produces MTVLERRTALGATIWDLALRPVLEAGVSPRVVDVGARNGMFLLPAEYASVATLIGFEPNREEYEKLTTGSTDRHAWSAHRGQEIPKFKKEHYFDCAVWDAEGDHTIYITQGLGACTLMGPTAPLLENTYFLYPWGDARRRRSVHDLHTRIVSEDKVACRPLDALLGAGETVDFLKVDVEGGELKVFKGAQRLFDERRILFVQAEFQAFPYYRDHPVFGDQHAFLTRNGMRLIDLDFDHPRYRRGPVDLPDACGRAPLFAGDALFMIDPDRNAIAPLDRQRLALILLAFGFNSLAVGLLVEAALLSGEELEAIKSAIAARPDKSRKRRMLDAWNRIPLAVHGALSSALRLSRKRR; this is translated from the coding sequence ATGACGGTTTTGGAACGGCGAACCGCATTGGGCGCGACGATCTGGGATCTCGCCTTAAGGCCGGTGCTGGAAGCCGGCGTGTCTCCGCGGGTCGTGGATGTCGGCGCGCGCAACGGCATGTTTTTGCTGCCGGCCGAGTACGCATCGGTGGCGACGCTGATCGGGTTCGAACCGAACCGCGAGGAATACGAGAAGCTCACCACGGGTTCGACGGATAGGCACGCCTGGAGCGCGCATCGCGGCCAGGAGATTCCAAAGTTCAAGAAAGAACACTACTTCGATTGCGCCGTCTGGGACGCCGAGGGCGATCACACTATCTATATCACGCAGGGACTGGGGGCCTGCACGCTCATGGGCCCCACCGCGCCGCTATTGGAGAACACCTATTTCCTCTACCCCTGGGGAGACGCGAGGCGCCGCCGGAGCGTCCATGATCTGCACACGCGAATCGTGTCGGAGGATAAAGTCGCGTGCCGTCCCCTGGACGCGCTTCTGGGTGCCGGCGAGACGGTCGATTTCTTGAAGGTCGACGTCGAAGGCGGGGAGCTGAAGGTTTTCAAAGGGGCGCAGCGGCTTTTTGATGAGCGGCGGATTCTGTTCGTTCAGGCCGAGTTTCAAGCCTTCCCCTACTATCGGGATCACCCCGTTTTTGGCGACCAGCATGCGTTCTTGACGCGGAACGGGATGCGCCTGATCGATCTCGATTTCGACCATCCGCGATATCGGCGCGGGCCCGTTGATCTGCCCGATGCTTGCGGCCGCGCGCCGCTATTTGCCGGCGACGCGCTGTTCATGATCGATCCTGACCGGAACGCCATTGCGCCGTTGGATCGCCAAAGGCTGGCGCTGATCCTGCTAGCGTTCGGCTTCAATTCCCTCGCCGTCGGCTTGCTCGTCGAGGCGGCCCTGTTGAGCGGGGAAGAGCTGGAAGCGATAAAATCGGCCATTGCCGCCCGCCCGGACAAATCCAGGAAGCGCCGGATGCTGGACGCCTGGAACAGAATTCCCCTTGCCGTGCATGGCGCGCTTTCGTCGGCGCTTCGCCTGTCCCGGAAACGGCGTTGA